Proteins from a single region of Lysinibacillus sp. JNUCC-52:
- a CDS encoding DUF6241 domain-containing protein — protein MKLSHVLVVVVLTAFLSIYGTFLIIKMYYANEESESDRSQLENSQAISKVDEVEAFVSTVDIYFGWENPTYSKMIDEWKSGDEPFVDNLVQEVIQQMTHQKIIADEKESSIMITPERISTLLQMVEENKDSFDYSEKYVEILKRWKQDDFSTVDQDHNEMWFIQGTKQGGIATGIASKEQEQDYIFRVFGIPKEKQN, from the coding sequence ATGAAGTTGAGTCATGTTTTAGTTGTAGTTGTTTTAACGGCGTTTCTGAGTATATATGGTACTTTTTTGATAATAAAAATGTACTATGCAAACGAAGAATCTGAAAGTGACAGAAGTCAACTCGAAAACAGTCAAGCAATTTCAAAAGTAGATGAAGTGGAAGCGTTTGTATCGACAGTGGATATATACTTCGGTTGGGAAAATCCAACTTATTCCAAGATGATTGATGAATGGAAATCTGGAGATGAACCCTTTGTCGATAACCTAGTGCAAGAAGTTATTCAACAAATGACACATCAAAAGATAATTGCAGATGAGAAAGAATCATCGATTATGATTACTCCCGAACGAATAAGTACATTGTTGCAAATGGTAGAGGAAAATAAAGATAGTTTCGATTATAGCGAGAAATATGTAGAGATATTAAAGCGGTGGAAACAAGATGATTTTTCAACGGTAGATCAAGACCATAACGAGATGTGGTTTATTCAAGGAACAAAACAAGGTGGTATAGCCACAGGTATTGCGTCAAAAGAACAAGAGCAAGACTACATATTCCGAGTTTTTGGTATTCCAAAAGAAAAACAGAATTAA
- a CDS encoding TcaA NTF2-like domain-containing protein, giving the protein MRNKMLIVGAATFLLTGCGDQSVAEMFNKEKAEVKSEKPVEKQEEKLVPEVKVVGENGIGAGIIVKKEPKMLYIVTNGALVSSKPTALVQFSNDKLVEADVRYMSTAYNIAVLQVKYNATVNVPTVYNGNLDNLAVYVDGLPHTIKKYNDKVAAYYIDGEEALPPGSPVMEAEKGQIVGIYFNRQQQGVSQPYILPLQDIVQLLDEWITDGMKAKDRLSQSKNLFKYSENGDKEAVQQAIEKYGKDVFAYNEDEVKIFIDTFHEHLKAAVAINDASVMKTVTGAEDLQSTLDDMVAYYASKQAKIHFSNTTIKRIEKVGQNIVVRAKTEYVLTNSAGQEALANSIMTYEIFKNAQGEYKLIRLTAEE; this is encoded by the coding sequence ATGCGAAACAAAATGCTAATTGTTGGAGCGGCAACCTTCCTATTAACAGGCTGTGGTGATCAGTCCGTTGCAGAAATGTTTAACAAGGAAAAGGCTGAAGTGAAATCGGAAAAGCCTGTGGAGAAGCAGGAGGAAAAGCTTGTTCCAGAGGTAAAGGTTGTAGGAGAGAACGGTATTGGTGCAGGCATTATCGTGAAAAAAGAGCCAAAGATGCTCTATATTGTAACGAATGGAGCACTCGTATCCTCAAAGCCAACAGCACTTGTGCAATTTAGTAACGATAAGCTTGTAGAAGCTGATGTACGTTATATGTCGACAGCCTATAATATAGCCGTGCTACAAGTGAAGTATAACGCTACGGTCAACGTTCCAACCGTTTATAATGGGAATTTGGATAACCTAGCCGTGTATGTCGATGGTTTGCCACACACAATCAAAAAATATAATGACAAGGTAGCTGCGTATTATATAGATGGAGAGGAAGCATTACCACCTGGTAGCCCTGTAATGGAGGCAGAGAAAGGTCAAATCGTGGGCATTTATTTTAATCGACAGCAACAAGGTGTTTCACAACCATACATATTGCCATTGCAAGATATAGTACAGTTACTTGATGAATGGATTACAGACGGCATGAAGGCAAAAGATCGTTTGTCTCAATCAAAAAATCTATTTAAGTATAGTGAAAACGGAGACAAAGAAGCAGTGCAACAAGCTATCGAAAAATATGGTAAGGATGTTTTTGCGTATAATGAGGACGAGGTAAAAATATTTATTGACACCTTCCATGAGCATCTAAAAGCAGCTGTTGCGATTAATGATGCAAGCGTAATGAAGACTGTTACAGGAGCAGAGGATTTACAGAGTACGCTTGATGACATGGTTGCCTATTATGCGTCTAAGCAAGCAAAAATTCATTTTTCTAATACGACTATTAAACGTATAGAGAAAGTTGGACAAAATATTGTTGTGCGTGCAAAAACAGAATATGTGCTGACTAATTCAGCGGGCCAGGAGGCACTGGCCAATTCCATCATGACATATGAAATTTTTAAAAATGCTCAAGGCGAGTATAAGTTAATTCGTCTAACAGCAGAGGAGTGA
- a CDS encoding aminotransferase class I/II-fold pyridoxal phosphate-dependent enzyme, with amino-acid sequence MKIVPSKKMSLFTPAIFGDLKSFAKQQQEKGMSLIDLSLGSPDLPPHAKIREHLSYRASLEESYGYTLSGTQRFYDAVSRYYKRRSNVDLDPASEIIQTIGSQEGLVHLPIAFCDPGDIVLSTNPAYVAYDAGIHLAGATPYYMPQTAENNYLPDLDAVPEEIAQKAKLLILNLPGNPVPAMPSLAYFEKVIAFAKKYNVIVLHDAAYSEFYFTGEGPISFLATPGAKEVGMEINSLSKSFSLAGTRIAYIAGNAEMIAILKQLKSNLDFGIFEPIQDAAVVALDNAEEITANLRATFSARHKTLMNGLHDLGWDAAPSDGGMFVWAKYPYDIDCTELAFKLIEQIGVVTVPGTVFGTAGQGYLRLALVQPKDVLQEAVDRLKNVSI; translated from the coding sequence TTGAAAATCGTACCATCAAAAAAAATGTCTTTATTTACACCAGCAATTTTTGGAGATTTAAAGAGCTTTGCAAAGCAACAACAAGAAAAAGGAATGTCTTTGATTGATTTAAGCTTAGGTAGCCCAGACCTTCCACCACATGCGAAAATTCGCGAGCATTTATCGTATCGAGCTAGCTTAGAAGAATCATATGGCTATACGTTAAGTGGCACACAACGTTTTTACGATGCAGTGAGCCGTTACTATAAACGCCGTAGTAATGTTGATTTGGATCCTGCAAGTGAAATTATTCAAACAATAGGCTCTCAAGAAGGATTAGTCCATTTGCCTATCGCATTTTGTGATCCAGGAGACATCGTACTGTCAACAAACCCAGCGTACGTTGCTTATGATGCGGGCATTCATCTAGCAGGTGCAACACCTTACTATATGCCTCAAACAGCCGAAAACAATTATTTACCAGATTTAGATGCAGTGCCAGAAGAGATTGCCCAAAAAGCAAAACTACTTATTTTAAATCTCCCAGGGAATCCAGTACCTGCGATGCCTTCTCTTGCTTATTTCGAAAAGGTCATTGCTTTTGCTAAAAAATATAACGTAATTGTGCTACATGATGCAGCATACTCAGAGTTTTATTTTACTGGTGAAGGTCCAATTAGCTTTTTAGCAACACCAGGCGCAAAAGAAGTAGGGATGGAAATTAATTCGCTTTCAAAAAGCTTCAGCTTAGCTGGAACACGCATTGCCTATATTGCTGGTAATGCCGAAATGATTGCTATATTAAAGCAACTAAAATCAAATTTAGACTTCGGTATTTTTGAACCAATTCAAGATGCTGCAGTTGTTGCACTAGATAATGCAGAAGAAATTACTGCAAACTTGCGTGCCACTTTCTCAGCGCGTCATAAAACATTAATGAACGGCTTACATGACTTAGGTTGGGATGCAGCCCCTTCAGATGGTGGTATGTTCGTTTGGGCAAAATATCCGTACGATATTGACTGTACTGAATTGGCATTTAAGCTAATCGAGCAAATCGGTGTTGTGACAGTACCAGGAACAGTTTTTGGAACAGCAGGACAAGGTTATTTGCGCCTAGCACTTGTGCAGCCAAAGGATGTATTGCAAGAAGCAGTAGATCGTTTGAAAAACGTTTCAATTTAA
- a CDS encoding LCP family protein, translating to MEEQEYTRRSQRPKKRRLRKGRALFTFLLLCVIVIAGYSIMQYRSGLQLATDTKVAQEDFNGDQINGDIENYLLLGIDTRGEEKSRTDTMMVLSWNKKNNDIKLVSFMRDIYADIPGYQSYKLNTAYYLGGVQLLKDTLSNMFGLPIHHYALVDFKNFESLVDILAPNGVEIDVEKDMSEKIGVTLTKGTHNLNGQELLGYARFRHDAEGDFGRVARQQKVIEALKNEIVAPQNVLNLPKFVGAAQGYVTTDYSSAGEIQQVLKMVSKGKISIEKATVPIEGSYDFQNFSHAGSAIVIDEQKNKEFLSKFLGISLE from the coding sequence ATGGAAGAGCAAGAGTATACAAGACGCTCGCAACGACCGAAAAAACGTCGATTGCGTAAAGGGAGAGCATTGTTTACGTTTTTATTACTCTGTGTCATTGTAATTGCAGGATATAGCATTATGCAATATCGCAGTGGTTTACAATTAGCAACTGACACAAAGGTAGCACAAGAAGATTTTAATGGAGATCAAATAAATGGTGATATTGAAAACTATTTATTACTAGGAATTGATACACGTGGTGAAGAAAAATCACGAACAGATACAATGATGGTATTATCTTGGAATAAGAAAAACAATGATATCAAGCTTGTTTCATTTATGCGAGATATTTATGCAGACATTCCTGGTTACCAATCCTATAAACTAAATACCGCATACTATTTAGGTGGCGTTCAACTGTTAAAAGATACATTAAGTAATATGTTTGGATTACCAATTCATCATTATGCACTTGTAGATTTTAAAAATTTTGAATCACTTGTTGATATTTTAGCACCGAATGGTGTGGAAATAGATGTAGAAAAAGATATGTCTGAAAAAATTGGCGTTACGCTTACTAAAGGTACACATAACCTTAATGGTCAAGAATTATTAGGCTATGCGCGGTTCCGTCATGATGCGGAAGGTGACTTTGGTCGTGTAGCACGCCAGCAAAAAGTAATTGAAGCATTAAAAAATGAAATAGTAGCACCCCAAAATGTATTGAACTTACCAAAATTCGTCGGTGCAGCCCAAGGCTATGTGACTACGGATTATTCGTCTGCAGGTGAAATACAACAAGTTTTAAAAATGGTGTCTAAAGGGAAAATATCAATAGAGAAAGCGACAGTACCAATTGAAGGCAGCTATGATTTCCAAAACTTTAGCCATGCAGGGTCAGCAATTGTTATTGATGAACAGAAAAATAAAGAGTTTTTAAGTAAATTTTTAGGGATTTCCTTAGAGTGA
- the argS gene encoding arginine--tRNA ligase, protein MNLQIAKSIASALNNQVEVEEIEKLLEKPKHVDLGDFSLPCFKLAKKLGQSPQLIASNIQKNLTCDVIQSVEIVGGYVNLFLNQHIITQQVLKQIVKEQHLYGTSLTRKGNVVFDFSSPNIAKPFSMGHLRSTVIGNALANIAEKNGYNAIRINHLGDWGTQFGKLIVAYKRWGHQQTIEAAPIEELLKIYVKFHEEAERDTTLIEQARVAFKALEDKDEEALALWHWFREVSLEEFKTLYQLLGIQFDAYDGEAFYNDKMHTVVNELQEKGLLTLSEGAYVVELEKEEMPPCIITKTDGATLYATRDLAAAFYRIQQYHPEKIVYVVGHEQTLHFKQLFNVVEKMGYDWASNLSHVAFGMILKEGKKMSTRKGKIVLLNDVLTEAIATAKQNIEMKNPNLQNKEEVAKQVGVGAVIFNDLKNYRLHDIEFSIEQMMQFEGETGPYIQYTYARIFSILEKANGQLGEMTYQPLGVQAWPVILLLEQYPRVITIAYEQADPSIVAKYALHLARSFNKYYATNKILSNDDRQNSRLALCHCVAMILEDSLALLGINAPKNM, encoded by the coding sequence ATGAATTTACAAATTGCAAAAAGTATTGCTAGTGCGTTAAATAATCAAGTGGAAGTAGAAGAGATTGAAAAATTACTTGAAAAACCTAAACATGTAGACCTTGGTGATTTTTCATTACCATGTTTTAAACTGGCTAAAAAGCTCGGGCAATCTCCTCAACTAATTGCATCTAATATTCAAAAAAACTTAACGTGTGATGTGATTCAGTCGGTTGAAATAGTCGGCGGATATGTCAATTTATTTTTAAATCAACACATCATTACACAACAAGTATTAAAGCAAATTGTGAAAGAGCAACATTTATATGGCACAAGTTTAACGAGAAAAGGGAATGTTGTGTTCGATTTTTCTTCTCCTAATATTGCGAAGCCCTTTTCCATGGGGCATTTACGTTCAACTGTTATTGGTAATGCACTCGCCAATATCGCTGAGAAAAATGGCTATAACGCTATTCGTATTAATCATTTAGGTGATTGGGGAACACAGTTTGGAAAATTAATTGTTGCGTATAAACGATGGGGACATCAGCAAACAATTGAAGCTGCACCGATTGAGGAATTATTGAAAATCTATGTGAAGTTTCATGAAGAGGCAGAGCGAGATACTACTTTAATTGAGCAAGCGCGTGTTGCATTTAAAGCGTTAGAGGATAAGGACGAAGAAGCACTTGCGCTATGGCATTGGTTTAGAGAAGTATCGTTAGAAGAATTCAAAACACTATATCAGCTTCTTGGCATTCAATTTGATGCATACGATGGTGAAGCTTTCTATAATGATAAAATGCACACGGTAGTAAATGAATTACAAGAAAAAGGATTACTTACACTTTCTGAAGGTGCGTATGTTGTTGAATTAGAGAAAGAGGAAATGCCTCCTTGTATTATTACTAAAACAGACGGTGCTACACTATATGCTACGCGTGACTTAGCAGCAGCTTTTTATCGTATTCAACAATATCATCCTGAAAAAATAGTTTATGTTGTAGGACATGAACAAACGCTTCATTTCAAACAGTTATTTAATGTAGTGGAGAAAATGGGTTACGATTGGGCAAGTAATTTAAGTCATGTAGCTTTTGGGATGATTCTAAAAGAGGGCAAAAAAATGTCAACGCGTAAAGGCAAGATTGTGTTACTCAATGATGTGTTGACTGAAGCAATTGCTACAGCAAAACAAAATATTGAAATGAAAAATCCCAATTTACAAAATAAAGAAGAAGTAGCGAAGCAAGTTGGTGTCGGTGCTGTGATTTTCAACGACTTAAAAAATTATCGCTTACATGATATTGAGTTTTCAATTGAGCAAATGATGCAATTTGAAGGCGAGACAGGACCATATATTCAATACACATATGCTCGTATTTTTTCTATTTTAGAAAAAGCGAATGGGCAACTGGGGGAGATGACTTATCAACCATTAGGCGTGCAGGCATGGCCAGTCATTCTGTTACTAGAACAATATCCTCGCGTTATTACAATTGCTTATGAACAAGCTGATCCGTCAATAGTTGCTAAATATGCTTTACATTTAGCACGATCGTTCAATAAATATTATGCAACTAATAAGATATTATCGAATGATGATAGACAAAATTCTCGTTTAGCTTTATGTCATTGTGTAGCAATGATTCTAGAAGATTCGTTAGCCCTTCTAGGCATTAACGCGCCTAAAAATATGTAA
- a CDS encoding AI-2E family transporter, whose translation MKEQRPREHSNFFSTKFIRFLGGKNLLFTLIILLLLACVIFMFGKVSFIFTPLQVLFEVVILPGVLAVIGYYLLRPLLGILEKWRIPRAWGILILYIGVIGVITLLVVLVYPFLRDQFTNLAQEFPVYFMALTQNIVEYLNNSRVNEYLANMDFNYEKVVMNFTTDIIETVKDTAANLAQGVATGITGFLSTLTGIILSLVTVPFILFYLLKDGEKLPRFVMKICPPRMRDGLHDVLHDMDKQISSYIQGQILVSMCIGAMVTIGFLIIGMKYALLLGFLAMITSVVPYLGPVIAITPAAIIALVNSPFMLVKLAIVWTVVQLIEGKFISPQIMGKSLSIHPVSIIFVLLTAGSLFGVPGVILGIPGYAIFKVLVTHLFKLFKRRYNRYEDEEVQKYDV comes from the coding sequence ATGAAAGAACAAAGACCAAGGGAGCATTCAAACTTTTTTTCGACAAAGTTTATCCGCTTTTTAGGTGGTAAAAATTTATTATTTACGTTGATTATTTTATTATTACTCGCATGTGTGATTTTTATGTTTGGAAAAGTTTCCTTCATATTTACCCCGCTACAAGTATTATTCGAAGTTGTTATTTTACCAGGGGTGCTTGCCGTAATAGGATATTATTTATTACGACCATTATTAGGAATACTTGAAAAATGGCGTATCCCAAGAGCATGGGGCATCTTAATTTTATATATCGGTGTCATTGGCGTCATTACGTTACTCGTCGTGCTCGTTTATCCTTTTTTACGGGATCAATTTACGAATTTAGCACAAGAATTCCCTGTGTATTTTATGGCACTAACTCAAAATATTGTAGAATACTTGAATAACTCACGCGTAAATGAGTATTTAGCCAATATGGATTTTAACTATGAAAAAGTTGTGATGAATTTCACGACAGATATTATCGAAACAGTAAAAGATACTGCGGCAAATTTAGCCCAAGGTGTTGCTACTGGTATAACAGGATTTCTATCAACATTAACGGGCATTATATTGTCGCTCGTTACAGTACCGTTTATTTTATTTTATTTACTGAAAGATGGAGAAAAACTACCGAGATTTGTCATGAAAATTTGCCCTCCGCGCATGCGCGACGGTTTACATGATGTTTTACACGATATGGACAAGCAAATTAGTTCTTACATACAAGGGCAAATTTTAGTTTCAATGTGTATCGGTGCAATGGTGACAATTGGCTTCTTAATTATCGGCATGAAATATGCTTTGCTACTTGGCTTCCTAGCGATGATTACTAGTGTCGTTCCATACTTAGGACCAGTAATCGCTATTACACCAGCAGCCATTATCGCGCTTGTAAATTCGCCATTTATGCTTGTAAAACTAGCCATCGTTTGGACAGTTGTGCAGTTGATTGAAGGGAAGTTTATTTCTCCTCAAATAATGGGGAAATCATTGAGTATCCACCCAGTATCCATCATTTTCGTATTACTAACAGCAGGTTCGCTATTTGGTGTACCAGGTGTTATTTTAGGGATTCCAGGCTATGCGATTTTTAAAGTTTTAGTAACTCATTTATTTAAGTTATTTAAGAGACGATACAATCGCTATGAGGATGAAGAAGTCCAAAAATATGATGTGTAA
- a CDS encoding MFS transporter, whose product MNNKQWTASIVFAVVSIFFVALNMRPAVTGIGPLFNVLMESLQVSNTQMSLLTSIPVFCMGLFAPVAVPLQKRLGTKSAIALLLALLVFANGLRLLKESYALLVVTSFIAGFAIAIIGPMLNAFIKEKFPSRFTTVVGVYSFGIGTGATLSAALTVSFYNGFHQNWTVALGSWSVLAVIALMIWLLVIQNKQGHHQSVQGEYPIKETARNPWKNGRAWTILLYFGLQTSLFFSMMSWLTPMLQDKGFSLVTASSMLTFLSIVQMIGNIVVPMLMEKWRSRIRWLLTLAIMGVIGFALLWVATGLMLWVAVLIIGVVLSGLFPIGLLLPLDEARNNEEANSWSSMVMSGGFMMSAIIPTLIGYCYDLTGNHSFTYAIFLVLMLGIIGTSLVLKKK is encoded by the coding sequence ATGAATAATAAACAATGGACGGCTTCAATAGTATTCGCTGTTGTTAGTATATTTTTCGTTGCCCTCAATATGCGACCTGCTGTAACGGGCATTGGCCCCTTGTTTAATGTATTAATGGAGTCGCTACAAGTATCCAATACACAAATGAGTCTACTAACATCCATTCCAGTGTTCTGTATGGGCCTGTTTGCACCAGTGGCTGTCCCGTTACAAAAACGTCTTGGTACGAAGTCTGCTATTGCATTGCTTTTAGCCCTGCTTGTATTTGCTAATGGATTACGGTTGTTAAAAGAAAGCTATGCATTGCTAGTCGTGACAAGTTTTATAGCAGGGTTTGCTATTGCCATTATCGGTCCGATGTTAAATGCATTTATAAAAGAAAAATTCCCGAGTCGCTTTACTACAGTTGTTGGGGTGTATTCTTTTGGTATTGGAACAGGTGCCACATTAAGCGCGGCATTAACAGTATCATTTTACAATGGCTTTCATCAAAATTGGACAGTTGCACTTGGTAGTTGGTCAGTGCTTGCAGTAATTGCTCTTATGATTTGGTTGCTTGTTATCCAAAACAAACAAGGTCATCATCAGTCTGTACAAGGAGAATATCCTATAAAGGAAACTGCACGTAATCCGTGGAAAAACGGTCGAGCATGGACGATTTTACTTTATTTTGGTCTGCAAACATCGCTCTTTTTCTCTATGATGTCGTGGTTAACACCAATGCTACAAGATAAAGGCTTCTCACTTGTGACTGCTAGTTCGATGCTTACATTTCTATCTATTGTACAAATGATCGGAAATATTGTCGTACCGATGCTAATGGAAAAATGGCGAAGTCGCATTCGTTGGCTTCTAACATTAGCCATTATGGGGGTTATCGGCTTTGCATTATTATGGGTAGCAACAGGTTTAATGTTATGGGTGGCTGTCCTCATTATAGGGGTAGTACTTAGCGGATTGTTTCCTATCGGGTTATTATTACCGTTGGATGAAGCACGGAATAACGAAGAAGCAAACAGTTGGTCATCGATGGTAATGTCAGGTGGATTTATGATGAGCGCTATTATTCCAACATTAATCGGTTATTGCTATGATTTAACGGGCAATCATTCGTTTACCTATGCAATATTTTTAGTTTTAATGTTAGGTATTATAGGTACATCACTCGTATTAAAGAAAAAATAA
- the recQ gene encoding DNA helicase RecQ: MEQARQMLQHHFGYDSFRNGQAQIIEQTLSGQSSLCVMPTGGGKSICYQIPALMLDGLTIVISPLISLMQDQVESLRAANIPAAYINSTLSSQEVDETMQLASAGYLKLLYIAPERLESASFLQALSQLYVPLLAVDEAHCISQWGHDFRPSYRAIQKLFTLWPQKPTVLALTATATPAVCEDIRQLLTIDEEATLITGFERENLAFTVLIGENKERYIKNYIEKNKSEVGIIYAATRKSVDGLYEVLARAGVSVAKYHAGLSEDMRVSEQERFLKDEARIMIATNAFGMGIDKSNVRFVIHYQMPRNMESYYQEAGRAGRDGLPSACILLYASGDVQTQRFLIEQTRDETRIAQELEKLQTMVDYCHTEGCLQNAILTYFGEEADEPCNRCSNCNDSREVKDVTVDAQKVLACVVRMGQKFGKTMVAQVLIGSKNQKVLEFGFSKLSTYGILKGQSSKEVSNFIEFLIAEGLLAVKHGTFPTIYVSEEGKSVLLGSRIVMRKEAITVRVLAENDPLFEHLRLLRKEIADEEKVPPFVVFSDKTLRELCDKKPLELEGLRQIGGIGEVKFEKYGKRFFEAMQSFSLTSKIND, translated from the coding sequence ATGGAGCAAGCAAGACAAATGCTACAGCACCACTTTGGGTACGATTCGTTTCGCAACGGACAAGCCCAAATTATAGAGCAAACGTTAAGTGGACAGTCGAGCCTATGTGTCATGCCAACAGGTGGAGGAAAATCAATTTGTTATCAAATCCCTGCACTAATGCTAGATGGCTTAACGATTGTTATCTCACCGTTAATATCACTCATGCAGGATCAGGTAGAATCATTGCGAGCAGCCAATATACCTGCAGCCTATATTAATAGTACGCTATCGTCTCAAGAAGTAGATGAAACAATGCAGCTAGCGAGTGCAGGCTATTTAAAGCTTCTGTATATTGCCCCTGAAAGATTAGAAAGTGCATCCTTTTTACAGGCGTTATCACAATTATACGTTCCATTGTTAGCGGTCGATGAGGCGCACTGTATCTCACAATGGGGACATGATTTTAGACCAAGTTATCGTGCGATTCAAAAATTGTTTACACTATGGCCACAAAAACCAACTGTTCTCGCATTAACGGCTACTGCGACACCTGCCGTTTGCGAGGATATTCGTCAATTATTAACGATTGATGAAGAGGCAACACTTATTACTGGCTTTGAACGTGAAAACTTAGCTTTTACAGTATTAATCGGTGAAAATAAAGAACGATATATAAAAAATTATATTGAAAAAAATAAAAGCGAAGTAGGTATTATTTACGCCGCGACACGTAAATCAGTCGACGGTTTGTATGAAGTTCTCGCACGTGCAGGTGTGTCGGTAGCCAAATATCATGCAGGGCTATCAGAGGATATGCGCGTGTCTGAGCAGGAACGTTTTTTAAAGGATGAGGCTCGTATTATGATTGCGACGAATGCGTTCGGTATGGGTATAGATAAAAGTAATGTGCGCTTCGTTATCCATTATCAAATGCCGCGCAATATGGAGAGCTACTATCAAGAAGCGGGCCGTGCAGGACGAGATGGACTGCCAAGTGCTTGTATATTGCTTTATGCTTCAGGAGATGTTCAAACACAACGATTTTTAATTGAGCAAACACGTGATGAAACACGTATTGCACAGGAATTAGAGAAATTACAAACAATGGTTGATTATTGTCATACAGAAGGTTGCCTTCAAAATGCAATCTTAACGTATTTTGGCGAAGAAGCCGACGAACCGTGTAATCGATGCAGTAATTGTAATGATAGCCGTGAAGTAAAGGATGTCACAGTAGACGCGCAAAAGGTTTTAGCTTGTGTCGTACGGATGGGGCAAAAATTCGGTAAAACGATGGTAGCACAAGTATTAATTGGCTCTAAAAACCAAAAGGTTCTTGAATTTGGGTTTTCCAAACTATCAACATACGGTATTTTAAAAGGTCAATCTTCAAAAGAGGTATCAAATTTTATAGAATTTTTAATTGCGGAAGGATTACTAGCAGTGAAGCACGGAACATTCCCAACGATTTATGTTTCAGAGGAAGGAAAGTCCGTACTGTTAGGCAGTCGAATAGTTATGCGAAAAGAAGCGATTACTGTTCGAGTACTTGCAGAAAATGATCCGCTATTTGAACACTTACGATTATTACGTAAAGAGATTGCAGATGAAGAAAAGGTGCCACCATTTGTTGTGTTCTCTGATAAAACATTGCGTGAGCTATGTGATAAAAAGCCTTTAGAACTCGAAGGACTTAGACAAATAGGTGGTATCGGTGAAGTGAAATTTGAGAAATATGGTAAGCGTTTCTTTGAGGCAATGCAGTCATTTTCCCTTACTTCTAAAATAAACGATTAA
- the msrA gene encoding peptide-methionine (S)-S-oxide reductase MsrA, with protein sequence MIEKATFAGGCFWCMVKPFVEWDGIHKVTSGYMGGHLENPTYEDVKKGDSGHLEVVEIEFDSSIFSYEQLLDIYWMQIDPTDAYGQFHDRGESYSTAIFTYSEEQKRIAEASKEKLANSGRFDKPIVTIIRDAQHFYPAEDYHQDYYQKESEHYKQDRAISGRDEFIADHWKK encoded by the coding sequence ATGATTGAAAAAGCGACATTTGCAGGTGGCTGTTTTTGGTGTATGGTAAAGCCATTTGTTGAGTGGGACGGTATACATAAAGTCACATCTGGCTATATGGGTGGCCATTTAGAAAATCCAACATATGAAGATGTTAAAAAGGGCGACTCTGGTCATTTAGAAGTAGTAGAAATCGAATTTGATTCTTCGATATTTAGCTATGAACAATTACTAGATATTTATTGGATGCAAATTGATCCAACAGATGCCTATGGTCAATTTCACGACAGAGGTGAATCCTACTCCACAGCAATTTTTACTTATTCTGAAGAACAAAAAAGAATTGCTGAGGCATCGAAAGAAAAACTTGCAAACAGTGGGCGCTTCGATAAACCTATTGTAACCATTATTCGTGATGCTCAACACTTTTATCCAGCAGAAGATTACCATCAAGATTATTATCAAAAGGAATCGGAGCATTATAAGCAAGATCGCGCAATTTCAGGGCGAGATGAATTTATTGCTGACCATTGGAAGAAATAA